A stretch of the Medicago truncatula cultivar Jemalong A17 chromosome 5, MtrunA17r5.0-ANR, whole genome shotgun sequence genome encodes the following:
- the LOC11433668 gene encoding receptor-like protein 4, whose protein sequence is MSPYPHSQSTDTMPLPLILFFSILTTVSTALPYGISYHIDCGTPTNTTDSFNTTWLSDRFFTGGTTGFVSEPLQFHHHHEKTLRFFPISSGKKNCYSIPSSTTSRYLIRTFVVYDNYDGKSHPPSFDVSVSGTVVFSWRSPWPQNLARDGAYSDLFASFKEQEDVLICFYSFATDPPVVSSIELFGVDPASYDSASIGNNDTILVNYGRVSCGSNQWGPGFTNDDDRFGRSWQSDSDYRISGSGSRRNKVVAVSTRRNIAGTNQKPNYFPAKLYETAATTAETAEEGGGVLEFELNVDAKLDYLVWLHFAEIEDRVRKAGERVFDVFINGDNLTRVDIYKQVGGLAAFTWHHTVKNLSSSSLIVKLVGVVGAPIICGIENYALVPGDPSTVPQQVIAMKALKDSLRVPERMGWNGDPCAPTNWDAWEGVTCRMSKDNTALVISQIDLGSQGLKGFISDQISLLSDLVSLNLSSNLLVGEVPPGLGQKSLIHLDLSNNQLTGSIPDSITSSSLQLVLLNGNLLEGQVPDELYSIGVHGGAIDLSGNKGLCGVPSLPACPMFWKNGKLSTEGKIAIGVSSLFVFCLIVLLVYIYIRRRRNDYDFALPHELTALAAKRNRYQRQKSLMVLEMESQHAKGLPSPSATQ, encoded by the exons ATGTCTCCCTACCCACACTCCCAATCCACAGACACAATGCCTCTCCCTCtcattctcttcttctccatacTCACCACCGTTTCCACCGCTCTCCCATACG GTATCTCTTACCACATTGACTGCGGCACTCCAACTAACACCACCGACTCATTCAACACTACTTGGCTCTCCGACCGTTTCTTCACCGGCGGCACCACCGGTTTCGTCTCTGAACCACTCCAGTTCCACCACCACCACGAAAAAACTCTCCGCTTCTTCCCTATCTCCTCCGGCAAAAAAAACTGCTACTCCATCCCTTCCTCCACCACCTCACGCTACCTCATTCGCACCTTCGTCGTCTACGACAACTACGACGGCAAGTCGCATCCTCCTTCCTTCGACGTCTCCGTCAGCGGCACCGTCGTCTTCTCCTGGCGTTCTCCCTGGCCTCAGAACCTTGCTCGTGACGGTGCTTACTCGGATTTATTCGCTTCGTTTAAAGAACAAGAAGATGTACTAATCTGCTTCTACAGCTTCGCCACTGATCCTCCCGTTGTTTCTTCCATAGAGCTTTTCGGAGTTGATCCCGCTTCTTACGATTCAGCTTCCATTGGTAACAATGATACTATACTTGTTAACTATGGTAGAGTCTCTTGCGGTTCGAATCAGTGGGGTCCGGGTTTCACAAACGATGATGACCGGTTCGGTAGGTCTTGGCAGTCAGATTCAGACTATCGAATCTCCGGTTCGGGTTCACGACGGAACAAGGTGGTTGCGGTTTCTACAAGGAGAAACATTGCTGGAACTAATCAGAAACCAAATTACTTTCCGGCGAAGCTTTACGAGACGGCGGCAACTACAGCGGAGACTGCAGAGGAAGGTGGTGGAGTGTTGGAGTTTGAATTAAACGTGGATGCTAAGCTGGATTATCTTGTGTGGCTGCATTTCGCGGAGATCGAAGATCGAGTGAGGAAAGCGGGGGAGAGGGTGTTTGATGTGTTCATCAATGGTGATAATTTGACTAGAGTAGATATTTACAAACAAGTTGGGGGTTTAGCTGCGTTTACTTGGCATCATACAGTGAAGAATTTGAGTAGCAGTTCGTTGATTGTGAAGCTTGTTGGGGTTGTTGGTGCACCCATAATTTGTGGGATTGAGAATTATGCTTTGGTTCCTGGTGATCCTTCTACTGTTCCTCAACAAG TGATTGCAATGAAAGCTTTGAAGGATTCACTTAGGGTTCCTGAAAGAATGGGTTGGAATGGTGATCCTTGTGCACCTACTAATTGGGATGCTTGGGAGGGAGTTACATGTCGTATGAGTAAGGATAATACTGCTCTTGTCATAAGTCAAAT AGATTTGGGCAGTCAAGGTTTGAAAGGGTTCATAAGTGACCAGATTAGTCTTTTGTCGGACTTGGTAAGCCT gAACTTGAGCTCTAATTTGTTGGTGGGTGAAGTACCGCCTGGCCTCGGTCAAAAATCCCTGATACACCT GGACTTGTCCAACAATCAGTTAACAGGTTCCATTCCGGATAGTATAACTTCTTCAAGTTTGCAGCTTGT GCTATTGAATGGTAACTTGTTGGAAGGACAAGTGCCGGATGAACTCTATTCAATTGGCGTGCATGGCGGAGCCATTGA TCTCTCTGGCAACAAAGGTTTGTGCGGTGTACCATCTCTGCCAGCTTGTCCTATGTTTTGGAAGAATGGCAAATTATCTACCGAGGGGAAAATTGCAATAGGCGTGTCTAgtctttttgttttctgtttgatAGTTCTGCTGGTCTATATCTATATCAGGAGGAGAAGGAATGATTATGACTTTGCTCTGCCTCATGAATTAACAG CATTAGCTGCCAAGAGAAACCGATATCAGAGGCAAAAATCTTTGATGGTTCTTGAGATGGAGAGTCAACACGCTAAGGGACTACCTTCACCATCTGCCACACAATAG